The following proteins come from a genomic window of Gottfriedia acidiceleris:
- a CDS encoding PTS lactose/cellobiose transporter subunit IIA has product MTKEELYNLSFQLILHSGNARSLSMEGIYAAKEKNFELAFEKLAEADREFSQAHRFQTQLIQAEAGGEDFDTPILLIHAQDHLMTAMTLKDLAREIIELRQEVSNQ; this is encoded by the coding sequence GTGACAAAAGAAGAATTGTACAACCTTTCCTTTCAGTTAATCTTGCATAGCGGAAATGCTAGAAGTCTTTCAATGGAGGGAATCTATGCAGCAAAAGAAAAAAATTTTGAGCTAGCTTTTGAGAAGCTTGCAGAGGCAGATCGCGAGTTTAGTCAAGCACATCGTTTTCAAACACAATTGATTCAGGCAGAGGCTGGCGGAGAAGATTTTGATACTCCAATTCTATTAATTCATGCACAAGATCATTTAATGACAGCAATGACGCTTAAAGATTTAGCAAGGGAGATTATTGAACTGCGGCAAGAAGTAAGCAACCAATAA
- a CDS encoding 6-phospho-beta-glucosidase — translation MGKSIKITTIGGGSSYTPELVEGFIKRYDELPLRELWLVDVEEGKEKLEIVGQLAKRMFQKAGLPVEVHLTLNRKEALKDADFVTTQFRVGLLDARAKDERIPLKYGVLGQETNGPGGLFKGLRTIPVILDIVKDMKDLCPNAWLVNFTNPAGMVTEAVLRYTDHRKVVGLCNVPIGMEMGIAKLLNVEHSRVRIDFAGLNHMVYGLDVFVDGESVKDQVIELLTNPENSSFVKNIQGYGWEPEFLRALNALPCPYHNYYYKTREMVEKDIKNAETVGTRAEVVKKLEDDLFELYKDPNLSIKPPQLEKRGGAYYSDAAVRLISSIYNDKGDIQPVNTMNNGSIASIPNDSAVEVSCVITKDGPKPIVMGDLPVSVRGLVQQIKSFERVACKAAVTGDYDLAILALTINPLVASDKVAKEIVDEMLEAHKKYLPQFFKEVKVK, via the coding sequence ATGGGAAAATCAATCAAAATTACGACAATTGGTGGAGGGTCAAGCTATACTCCAGAGTTAGTGGAAGGTTTTATTAAGCGGTACGATGAGCTTCCATTACGAGAGCTATGGCTTGTAGATGTTGAAGAAGGCAAAGAGAAATTAGAGATTGTTGGTCAATTAGCAAAACGGATGTTTCAAAAGGCAGGCCTTCCTGTAGAAGTTCATTTGACACTTAATCGAAAAGAGGCACTTAAAGATGCTGACTTTGTTACAACGCAATTTCGCGTTGGTTTATTAGATGCGAGGGCAAAGGATGAAAGAATACCTTTAAAATATGGTGTACTTGGTCAAGAAACAAATGGACCAGGAGGATTATTTAAAGGCTTGCGAACAATTCCAGTCATTTTAGATATTGTAAAAGATATGAAGGATTTATGTCCAAATGCGTGGTTAGTAAATTTTACGAACCCCGCTGGTATGGTTACTGAGGCTGTACTTCGTTACACCGACCATCGAAAAGTAGTTGGTTTATGTAATGTCCCAATTGGAATGGAAATGGGAATTGCCAAATTATTAAATGTCGAGCATTCTCGTGTACGAATTGACTTTGCTGGATTAAATCATATGGTTTATGGGTTAGACGTGTTTGTTGACGGAGAAAGTGTAAAAGATCAAGTCATTGAATTATTAACGAATCCAGAAAACTCTAGTTTTGTTAAGAATATTCAAGGATATGGATGGGAACCTGAGTTTCTTCGTGCTTTAAACGCACTTCCTTGTCCGTATCATAACTATTATTATAAAACTCGTGAAATGGTTGAAAAGGATATTAAAAATGCCGAAACTGTAGGCACTCGTGCTGAAGTTGTTAAAAAATTGGAGGATGATCTTTTTGAACTTTATAAAGATCCAAATCTATCAATTAAACCACCTCAGCTCGAAAAACGAGGCGGAGCTTACTATAGTGATGCAGCAGTTAGATTAATTTCTTCTATTTATAATGATAAAGGTGATATTCAACCAGTTAATACGATGAATAATGGATCAATTGCTAGTATTCCTAATGACTCAGCGGTAGAGGTTAGCTGTGTCATCACAAAGGATGGACCAAAACCAATCGTAATGGGGGATCTACCGGTTTCTGTAAGGGGGCTCGTTCAACAAATCAAATCATTTGAAAGAGTAGCTTGTAAAGCAGCGGTAACAGGTGATTATGATTTGGCCATTCTAGCGTTAACGATTAACCCACTAGTTGCATCAGATAAAGTTGCAAAGGAAATTGTTGATGAAATGCTAGAAGCACATAAAAAATATTTACCTCAATTTTTTAAAGAGGTGAAAGTTAAATGA
- the chbG gene encoding chitin disaccharide deacetylase: MIKLIVNADDFGYSRGINYGIIDAHKNGIVNSATMMMNMPGVSHAVELAKENPSLQVGIHLVLTCGKPLLKDVPTLVNENGHFKSRHEFFEDKNISLDELEREWTAQIEKFLESGLKPTHFDSHHHVHTVPEFLPVVQKLAQKYNLSARRISENALQGVVPFTDVFLHDFYGEGVTNDYFEKILTQVQDDQSVEVMCHPGYLDHEILNNSSYAKDRVKETLILSTVKLSKEIDLL, translated from the coding sequence ATGATTAAATTAATTGTGAATGCAGACGATTTTGGTTATTCAAGGGGAATTAATTATGGAATCATTGATGCACATAAAAATGGAATTGTTAACTCAGCTACAATGATGATGAATATGCCAGGCGTAAGTCACGCAGTAGAGCTAGCAAAAGAAAATCCAAGCCTTCAAGTAGGAATCCATCTGGTTTTAACTTGTGGAAAGCCACTTTTAAAAGATGTTCCAACACTTGTTAATGAAAATGGTCATTTTAAAAGTAGACATGAGTTCTTTGAAGATAAAAATATCTCACTAGATGAGTTAGAAAGAGAATGGACTGCACAAATAGAAAAATTCTTAGAATCAGGACTAAAACCAACTCATTTTGATAGCCACCACCATGTTCATACCGTACCTGAGTTTTTACCAGTCGTACAGAAGTTAGCTCAAAAATATAATTTAAGTGCTAGACGCATTTCTGAAAATGCTTTACAAGGGGTCGTTCCTTTTACGGATGTTTTTCTTCATGATTTCTATGGGGAGGGCGTGACGAATGACTATTTTGAAAAGATATTAACACAGGTACAGGACGATCAATCTGTTGAAGTCATGTGTCACCCTGGTTATCTTGATCATGAGATATTAAACAATTCTTCTTACGCTAAAGATCGAGTAAAAGAGACGCTAATTTTATCTACTGTTAAACTATCAAAAGAGATTGATTTACTATAG
- a CDS encoding helix-turn-helix transcriptional regulator, with the protein MKIGKIINYHRKKQQMTQEQLCDGICSISHLSKIENNSKEVNIETLNLLCMKLGISVEAEKNKVSHIKIKLQEFYDAIERLHHKKANTLYQDLTEYKEFVQYTELLYVYELYMLRYTLFLNQVDLAEQLIEKIGQNTKMFSEFELFVWNVLNAIFNHKRNNFIKSLDLLEEVKDLRKLYRDDITEYYYLKSLMHCRLGQSALAIYFGNKALEVFKKRNNIIRMLDVKTILSIHLTETGEYERAENLLKEILDDAELIQNTTIEEMAWHNLGFLYGTQNFSEKALECYYKSLTLIEKYTDSYYLTLGNIATHLLKLQKNEQVVNMLEHELESFEDTTRLEYVKLRVLYFEAKSEEKALIRYLMADGLPIMEKHGNRMKVYEYSERIAEYYQRQGDPLLANKYLQISLHQMKKTHNTGVLR; encoded by the coding sequence ATGAAAATTGGAAAAATTATTAATTACCATCGAAAAAAACAACAGATGACACAAGAGCAACTATGTGATGGAATTTGTTCAATTTCTCATTTAAGTAAGATTGAGAACAACTCAAAAGAGGTTAATATCGAAACTTTAAACTTATTGTGTATGAAGTTAGGTATATCAGTTGAAGCTGAAAAAAATAAAGTTAGTCATATTAAAATAAAACTACAGGAGTTCTATGACGCAATTGAACGACTGCACCATAAAAAAGCAAATACACTCTATCAAGACCTCACGGAATATAAGGAGTTCGTCCAGTATACGGAATTGCTTTATGTATATGAATTATACATGTTGAGGTATACTTTGTTTTTAAATCAGGTCGATTTGGCAGAGCAATTAATAGAAAAAATAGGTCAAAATACAAAGATGTTTTCTGAGTTTGAACTATTTGTTTGGAATGTATTAAATGCAATTTTTAATCATAAAAGGAATAATTTTATTAAATCTTTAGACTTACTAGAAGAGGTAAAGGATTTAAGGAAACTGTATCGAGATGACATAACGGAATATTATTATTTAAAATCCTTAATGCATTGTAGATTAGGACAATCTGCATTAGCAATCTATTTCGGTAATAAAGCTCTAGAAGTTTTCAAAAAAAGGAATAATATTATTAGAATGTTAGATGTGAAAACAATTTTATCAATCCATTTAACTGAAACAGGTGAATATGAAAGAGCAGAAAATTTATTAAAAGAAATACTAGATGATGCAGAATTAATTCAAAACACAACAATCGAAGAGATGGCGTGGCATAATTTGGGCTTTTTGTATGGTACTCAAAACTTTTCAGAAAAAGCATTGGAGTGTTATTATAAATCACTTACGTTAATAGAGAAATATACTGACAGTTATTACCTTACATTAGGAAATATTGCCACTCATTTGCTAAAGCTACAAAAAAATGAACAAGTAGTGAATATGCTAGAACATGAACTAGAGTCATTCGAAGATACAACAAGATTAGAATATGTGAAATTACGAGTATTATATTTTGAAGCAAAAAGTGAAGAGAAGGCACTAATCCGGTATTTAATGGCAGACGGCTTACCAATTATGGAGAAACACGGTAATCGAATGAAGGTTTATGAATATAGTGAACGAATAGCAGAATATTACCAAAGACAAGGCGACCCACTTTTAGCTAATAAGTATTTACAAATCAGTTTACATCAAATGAAGAAGACACATAATACAGGAGTTCTCAGATGA
- a CDS encoding efflux RND transporter permease subunit — protein MSWFTKWAFNNKAAITFLSVLILLIGVLSYKKLPMEFLPAADQPIVSVIVMGQGTDSKTMEDQVTTPIETAVSGVKGKSHIYSSTSNGFSKIDVYYDSGTNMKDAKQEVQESLNKVTLPQNVSKPTIVQLNTSMIPIADVAITFEDGLSPTNIDFANKKVIPYFKDIKGVADVQTYGTEKSFVSVKIDNAKLAQNKVSLETVMGIIRGQNSAVSVGEGIINDKTSNIKVVGNLDNIEKVKSLMVADQVKLADIATVEVKKPANNLTRINGKDGLLLIVTKDSNSNAVSITKDVRKATKYLNKKYKNMNSDVMVATSDMVKTSVHAMIKEVLLGALFATIVIMLFLRNVRSTLITIVSIPLSLCLTLFLLTESGITLNVLTLGGVAVAVGRLVDDSIVVIENIFRKTQSEKFSVQMIIDATKGVGSAITASTLTTVAVFLPIGIISTGLKDFMLPFALTITYSLLASLFVALTVVPLLSAFFLKKAKLKAHNPSVRYKKVLTWSLNHKWVIVVISFLLFVGSIGTYFAMPKGATDNSSSDFVQTTLTYPSDTPVEKVKENTLKLEKYILEQKGIKGVYTQLGSTADAAKYGDVRSSTQAIFLITLDDKKLTDQVVKKINTQKSNYADAELSTMASSLFGGSKTQITIDVVGNNLHDLENTASEIKNKIKNIDGIKKVTTNEEDKKTVYSLEVDPSKGNAEQLSQQLFVMLNRTPLGTVTINQQPTDVYLEPILEPKTPEDIKSVPIVTKTGIIPVSSVATLKVEEKSTNLYHKDGDPYLSISAEVKPDKLSKINADLNKVIFGDKKSKGMKISDGVNVYIGGALAQQSQDFSDLYMIMLVSIGLVFLIMIITFKTFRAPIAILCSLPLAAIGAVLGLIISRISVEPTALLGALMLIGIVVTNAIVLLDRVKQKEKQMILREAIIDAAVTRIRPILMTAVATICAMLPLLFKKAETGSLVSQSLAVVVIGGLTISTLLTLIVIPVIYELLYFRKSRNQRKQQDTSKPVSL, from the coding sequence ATGTCGTGGTTTACAAAATGGGCCTTTAATAATAAAGCCGCCATTACCTTTTTATCCGTTCTCATTTTATTAATTGGAGTATTAAGTTATAAAAAGCTTCCAATGGAATTCCTACCTGCTGCAGACCAACCAATTGTTTCTGTCATTGTTATGGGCCAAGGTACTGATTCGAAAACAATGGAGGATCAAGTAACTACTCCGATTGAAACTGCCGTCTCTGGTGTGAAGGGCAAAAGTCATATTTATTCAAGCACAAGCAATGGTTTTTCAAAAATTGATGTATATTATGATTCAGGAACAAATATGAAGGACGCTAAACAAGAAGTCCAAGAATCTTTAAATAAAGTCACACTACCTCAAAATGTTAGTAAACCTACAATTGTTCAATTAAACACTTCCATGATCCCTATCGCAGATGTTGCAATCACTTTCGAGGATGGATTAAGTCCGACTAACATAGATTTTGCAAACAAAAAAGTTATTCCCTATTTCAAAGATATAAAAGGCGTAGCTGACGTTCAAACATACGGTACAGAAAAATCTTTTGTTTCTGTAAAAATCGATAATGCAAAGCTTGCACAGAATAAAGTATCACTAGAAACTGTCATGGGTATTATTCGCGGCCAAAATTCTGCAGTTTCAGTTGGCGAAGGTATTATAAATGATAAGACTAGTAATATAAAAGTTGTTGGGAATTTAGATAATATAGAGAAAGTAAAGAGTCTTATGGTCGCTGATCAGGTAAAATTAGCTGATATTGCAACTGTTGAAGTGAAAAAGCCAGCAAACAATTTAACAAGAATCAACGGAAAAGACGGATTATTATTAATCGTCACGAAGGATAGTAATTCTAATGCAGTTAGTATTACAAAGGATGTAAGAAAAGCTACTAAATACTTAAATAAAAAATATAAAAATATGAATTCAGATGTCATGGTCGCAACATCGGATATGGTTAAAACTTCTGTACATGCAATGATTAAGGAAGTTTTACTTGGTGCATTATTTGCTACGATTGTCATCATGTTATTCTTAAGAAATGTACGTTCAACACTAATTACCATTGTTTCAATTCCGCTATCGCTCTGTTTAACATTATTTTTACTTACAGAGTCTGGCATTACACTGAATGTTTTAACACTCGGTGGAGTAGCAGTAGCAGTTGGACGATTAGTTGATGATAGTATTGTCGTTATTGAGAATATTTTTAGAAAAACACAATCAGAGAAATTTTCAGTTCAAATGATTATTGATGCTACGAAAGGAGTCGGAAGTGCAATCACAGCCTCTACTTTAACGACTGTTGCTGTGTTTCTACCAATAGGAATTATTAGCACGGGGCTTAAAGATTTCATGCTTCCATTTGCTTTAACCATTACTTACTCTTTATTAGCTTCATTATTTGTCGCATTGACAGTTGTTCCATTATTAAGTGCATTCTTCCTTAAAAAGGCTAAATTAAAAGCTCATAATCCTTCAGTACGATATAAAAAAGTTCTTACTTGGTCATTGAATCATAAATGGGTAATTGTAGTCATTTCTTTTTTATTATTTGTCGGCTCAATTGGTACTTATTTCGCTATGCCAAAAGGTGCAACAGATAATTCTTCTTCAGACTTTGTTCAAACAACTTTAACGTATCCTAGTGATACACCAGTCGAAAAAGTAAAAGAAAACACTCTTAAACTAGAAAAGTATATTCTTGAACAAAAAGGTATAAAAGGAGTTTATACTCAATTGGGTAGTACAGCTGATGCTGCAAAATATGGGGATGTCCGCTCTTCTACCCAAGCAATCTTTTTAATTACATTAGATGATAAAAAACTTACTGATCAAGTTGTAAAAAAAATCAATACGCAAAAATCTAACTATGCTGATGCAGAATTAAGTACGATGGCATCTAGTTTATTTGGAGGTTCTAAAACTCAAATTACGATCGATGTAGTCGGAAATAATTTACATGATTTAGAGAATACCGCAAGTGAAATTAAAAATAAAATTAAAAATATTGATGGAATTAAGAAGGTAACAACAAATGAGGAAGATAAAAAAACGGTTTATTCATTAGAGGTTGACCCTTCAAAAGGTAATGCTGAGCAACTTTCGCAACAATTATTTGTTATGTTGAATCGAACTCCACTTGGAACAGTTACAATTAATCAACAACCGACTGATGTTTATCTTGAACCAATATTAGAACCTAAAACTCCTGAGGATATAAAATCAGTACCAATTGTGACTAAAACTGGAATCATTCCAGTATCATCAGTTGCTACATTAAAAGTAGAAGAAAAGTCTACTAATCTATACCATAAAGATGGCGATCCATATTTAAGTATATCTGCCGAAGTAAAACCAGATAAACTTTCAAAAATTAATGCAGATTTAAATAAAGTTATTTTTGGTGATAAAAAATCAAAGGGCATGAAAATTTCCGATGGTGTAAATGTATACATTGGTGGTGCCCTTGCACAACAATCTCAAGATTTCTCAGATCTCTATATGATCATGCTTGTCTCAATCGGATTAGTTTTCCTAATCATGATTATTACATTTAAAACATTCCGTGCACCAATTGCTATACTATGTTCTTTACCTTTAGCGGCGATTGGAGCTGTGCTTGGATTAATTATAAGTCGTATATCCGTTGAACCAACAGCACTATTAGGAGCACTGATGCTCATTGGAATTGTTGTGACAAACGCGATTGTATTACTAGACCGAGTAAAGCAAAAAGAAAAACAAATGATTCTTCGTGAAGCAATTATCGATGCTGCAGTAACTCGTATTCGACCAATTCTTATGACTGCTGTGGCTACAATTTGTGCAATGCTACCATTACTATTCAAAAAAGCCGAAACCGGTAGCCTTGTATCCCAAAGCCTTGCAGTTGTAGTAATTGGCGGATTAACTATTTCAACATTATTAACATTAATTGTTATCCCTGTTATTTATGAGTTACTTTATTTTAGAAAATCTAGAAATCAACGTAAACAGCAAGATACTAGTAAACCAGTAAGTTTGTAA
- a CDS encoding ABC transporter ATP-binding protein — protein sequence MIKRFFSYYRPHKKLFYLDFFCAILVGLMELGFPLAVSWFIDKLLPEGNWSKIISISIGLLVLYLVSSGMQFVVNYWGHKLGINIETDMRRELFNHVQRQSFRFFDNTKTGHIMSRITNDLMDIGELAHHGPEDLFIAIMTFIGAFWIMLTINVKLALVAIIIVPFLVWLISYSNMKMNKSWSKMYGNIANVNAQVEDSVSGVRVVQSFTNEQYEMKRFNKNNQYFRKTKLKAYKVMSVNLLGIYVSTRLMTLVILVFGAWLSFTKILSYGELVAFILYLNILFKPIDKISALLELYPKGMAGFKRFTELIDNEPDIVNTPDAIEVINLRGDIKFKNVSFGYENKRRILNNLSFSIEAGKTIAFVGPSGAGKTTICSLIPRFYDVLDGAITIDGIDIRNMTKESLRSNIGIVQQDVFLFTGTLKENIAYGKLNATDDEIEEAASKAHLTDLIASLPDGYETQIGERGLKLSGGQKQRLAIARMFLKNPPILILDEATSALDTETEAIIQEALNDLSKDRTTLVIAHRLGTIKKADRILVITEEGIAEDGTHTELLSQEDGIFARLHAHQI from the coding sequence TTGATTAAACGTTTTTTTAGTTATTATCGCCCGCACAAAAAGCTATTCTATTTAGACTTTTTCTGTGCAATATTAGTAGGATTAATGGAGCTTGGATTTCCTTTAGCAGTATCTTGGTTTATTGATAAACTGCTTCCGGAAGGGAATTGGAGTAAAATTATCTCGATCAGTATCGGACTTTTAGTACTTTATTTAGTAAGTTCTGGTATGCAATTTGTTGTGAATTATTGGGGCCATAAACTTGGTATTAATATTGAGACTGATATGCGTCGTGAGTTATTTAATCATGTACAACGTCAATCTTTTCGTTTCTTTGATAATACGAAGACTGGCCATATAATGAGTCGTATAACAAATGATTTAATGGATATTGGTGAATTAGCGCACCATGGTCCAGAGGATTTATTTATTGCAATTATGACCTTCATCGGTGCATTTTGGATAATGCTAACAATTAATGTGAAGCTTGCATTAGTAGCAATCATAATTGTTCCATTTTTAGTTTGGTTGATTTCCTACTCAAACATGAAAATGAATAAATCATGGAGTAAAATGTATGGAAATATTGCAAATGTAAATGCTCAAGTTGAAGATAGTGTTTCAGGCGTAAGGGTAGTTCAATCTTTTACGAATGAACAATATGAAATGAAACGATTTAATAAAAATAACCAATACTTCCGTAAAACGAAACTAAAAGCTTATAAAGTAATGAGTGTGAATTTATTAGGAATCTATGTATCTACTCGATTAATGACACTTGTTATTCTAGTTTTTGGAGCTTGGTTAAGTTTTACGAAAATTTTATCGTATGGAGAATTAGTAGCATTTATTTTATATTTAAATATTTTATTTAAACCGATCGATAAGATCAGTGCATTACTTGAATTATATCCAAAGGGTATGGCGGGCTTTAAACGTTTTACTGAATTGATTGATAATGAGCCAGATATTGTAAATACTCCCGATGCAATTGAAGTAATTAATCTAAGAGGGGATATTAAGTTCAAAAATGTTTCTTTTGGTTACGAAAACAAACGTAGAATCTTAAATAATCTTTCCTTCTCTATTGAGGCCGGTAAAACAATTGCCTTTGTAGGTCCTTCAGGAGCTGGAAAAACAACAATCTGCTCATTAATTCCAAGATTTTATGATGTTTTAGACGGTGCGATCACAATTGATGGAATTGATATTCGAAACATGACGAAAGAATCATTGCGATCAAATATCGGAATCGTACAACAGGATGTGTTTTTATTCACAGGTACATTAAAAGAAAATATAGCTTACGGTAAGTTAAATGCAACTGATGATGAAATAGAAGAAGCAGCTAGTAAAGCTCACTTAACTGATCTAATTGCTTCATTACCTGATGGTTATGAAACTCAAATCGGAGAAAGAGGATTAAAGCTTTCTGGAGGACAAAAACAACGATTAGCAATTGCGAGAATGTTTTTGAAAAATCCACCAATCCTAATATTAGATGAGGCTACCTCGGCATTAGATACAGAGACAGAAGCCATAATTCAAGAAGCTTTGAATGATTTATCAAAAGATCGAACAACATTAGTTATTGCCCATCGATTAGGTACAATTAAAAAAGCAGATCGCATTTTAGTAATTACTGAAGAAGGAATTGCTGAAGATGGTACTCATACAGAACTACTATCACAGGAAGATGGGATTTTTGCTAGACTTCATGCTCATCAAATTTAA